A stretch of the Halomonas sp. CH40 genome encodes the following:
- the dnaN gene encoding DNA polymerase III subunit beta gives MKFSISREALLRPLTLVAGVVERRQTLPVLSNVLIEIEGDQVALTGTDLEVELIGRTVASAVEQEGAATVPARKLMDICKSLPEQAEIQLAVEEGRAVLRSGRSRFTLSTLPAAEFPSIEEAEGGQELSVPRGTLKHLIDSTAFAMAQQDVRYYLNGLLLEIQTNLLRAVATDGHRLAMCSRSVEVVVEQSQKLIVPRKGILELSRLLDDSDEPVSLTLGSTHVRVHTGDFTFTSKLIDGKFPDYERVVPRNGDKVLLAERADLRQMLSRTAILSNEKYRGVRLYLEPGNLKVMANNPEQEEAEENIAVEYNGAAMEIGFNVGYLVDVLSVLNEDRMQMTLANSNSSALMEEPGGGDALYVVMPMRL, from the coding sequence ATGAAATTTTCCATTTCCCGAGAGGCGTTGCTGCGTCCACTGACACTGGTAGCCGGCGTGGTCGAACGTCGGCAAACGCTACCTGTGCTCTCGAATGTACTCATTGAAATTGAAGGCGACCAGGTCGCCTTGACCGGCACAGACCTTGAGGTTGAACTGATAGGACGCACGGTTGCCAGCGCTGTAGAGCAGGAAGGAGCCGCTACTGTACCTGCCCGTAAGTTGATGGATATCTGTAAATCGCTGCCCGAACAGGCAGAGATTCAGCTGGCCGTTGAAGAGGGTCGTGCGGTATTACGTAGTGGTCGTTCGCGCTTTACACTTTCTACGCTTCCCGCCGCTGAATTTCCGAGTATCGAAGAAGCTGAAGGGGGGCAGGAATTAAGCGTCCCCAGGGGAACGCTCAAGCACCTGATCGACTCGACGGCGTTTGCCATGGCCCAGCAGGATGTACGCTACTATCTGAACGGCCTGTTACTGGAAATTCAGACCAACCTGCTGCGCGCTGTCGCCACTGACGGGCACCGTCTGGCAATGTGTTCACGTTCAGTAGAGGTTGTTGTTGAGCAATCACAAAAGTTGATTGTGCCGCGTAAAGGTATTCTTGAGTTATCTCGCCTGCTGGATGACAGCGACGAACCAGTCAGCTTGACGTTAGGCTCAACCCATGTACGTGTACATACCGGTGACTTCACCTTTACGTCCAAGTTGATTGATGGCAAGTTTCCTGATTATGAACGGGTTGTGCCGCGTAACGGCGACAAGGTATTGCTTGCTGAGCGCGCTGATCTGCGCCAGATGCTGTCGCGTACAGCCATTCTGTCCAACGAGAAATATCGAGGCGTGCGGCTCTATCTGGAACCCGGCAACCTCAAGGTCATGGCAAATAATCCTGAGCAGGAAGAAGCCGAGGAAAATATTGCGGTTGAATACAATGGCGCCGCGATGGAAATCGGTTTTAATGTCGGTTATCTCGTCGACGTGCTCTCGGTGTTGAATGAAGATCGCATGCAAATGACGCTGGCAAATTCCAATAGCAGTGCTTTGATGGAAGAGCCTGGTGGTGGTGATGCCTTGTATGTTGTTATGCCAATGCGGTTGTAG